From a single Osmerus eperlanus chromosome 8, fOsmEpe2.1, whole genome shotgun sequence genomic region:
- the LOC134025495 gene encoding uncharacterized protein LOC134025495, giving the protein MLQVRAVPPPVACTSSLQTWHRPRTKGIHAEPVQDLVVRRPKPSARSVCKSTLYQAYTGSLPDPQVLSLGEGLKNLRPQPLISSVLHGLSQLSMVDSRFGPVPRGSPLSYQCPPVVKRGNYVQHPGAPTFPKLPLEGSTFPTTFPNVDPNSQQFLHLDSLTVTHEMAAEREEQTREQSECPLWQALRKPRVTASRFYEVSHVKGPSSGQTLAGRILKGVHQTPAMKRGLEREPQVLEQYSKHFNVNVSRCGFVIHPDAPHIGASPDARVYDPSAIPCFGLAEVKCPDISSISEAGHVKIVNGQAKLKQNHKYHWQVQGQLAVTGLSWCDFITDTEGDLTVERVWRDDEMIKEMKKKVDLYFFGTYMNVYLQQKVK; this is encoded by the exons ATGTTGCAG gTGAGAGCTGTACCACCACCTGTGGCCTGCACAAGCTCTCTGCAAACATGGCATCGACCAAGGACAAAG GGGATCCATGCAGAGCCGGTTCAGGACTTGGTTGTTAGGAGACCAAAGCCATCTGCCAGGAGTGTATGCAAATCAACACTCTATCAAGCATACACAG GATCCCTCCCAGACCCGCAAGTCTTGTCTCTTGGGGAAGGACTGAAAAACCTCAGGCCGCAACCACTAATATCCTCAGTGCTGCATGGCTTGTCTCAACTCTCCATGGTCGACTCCAGGTTCGGACCTGTGCCGCGAGGTTCACCCCTGTCCTACCAGTGTCCTCCTGTGGTCAAACGCGGAAATTATGTCCAACACCCAGGTGCACCAACATTCCCTAAACTGCCTTTAGAGGGGTCAACATTTCCCACTACTTTTCCAAACGTTGACCCAAACTCCCAACAGTTTCTCCATTTGGACAGCTTAACTGTGACACACGAGAtggcagctgagagagaggagcagacacgTGAGCAGTCTGAGTGCCCATTATGGCAAGCTTTACGCAAGCCTAGAGTGACAGCTAGTAGGTTCTATGAggttagccatgtgaaagggccGTCTTCTGGTCAGACCCTGGCAGGGCGGATACTTAAGGGAGTACACCAGACTCCCGCCATGAAAAGGGGCCTTGAACGCGAGCCACAGGTGCTGGAACAATATTCAAAACAtttcaatgtaaatgtctcaCGCTGTGGATTTGTTATCCATCCCGATGCTCCTCACATCGGGGCTAGCCCCGATGCGAGGGTATATGACCCTAGTGCCATTCCGTGTTTTGGGCTTGCTGAAGTTAAGTGCCCAGACATCTCCAGCATTTCTGAGGCAGGACATGTAAAAATTGTGAATGGTCAGGCAAAACTGAAGCAGAATCATAAATACCACTGGCAGGTTCAAGGCCAACTGGCAGTAACTGGATTGAGTTGGTGCGATTTTATAACAGATACTGAGGGAGACTTAACAGTCGAAAGGGTCTGGAGGGATGATGAAATGATAAAAGAGATGAAAAAGAAGGTGGACCTGTACTTCTTTGGTACATATATGAATGTGTATCTTCAGCAGAAAGTGAAATGA
- the LOC134025496 gene encoding uncharacterized protein LOC134025496 yields MVVYWSKAQKKGQTFEPISPSPTRRLQLVDEFFLFCCRVAAGLQEKVLADMFQVSVSTVSRVVITWANYLYLLLGSLPIWMSKQQVKNTMPSKFVQYSPDVRVIIDCTEVRCQNPSSLTLQSEVFSSYKNTTTLKGLIGIAPCSAVTFVSSLFTGSISDRELTEQSGLLDLLEPGDGCMADKGFTIEKLLADRGAMLIIPPFKMTAQFTKEDALKTQAIARLRILVERAIRRVKEYRIWEHTLPLTLSGTVNQLWTVCCVMTNFQGPLDLKGYIPVE; encoded by the exons ATGGTGGTTTATTGGTCGAAAGCTCAGAAAAAGGGACAAACATTTGAACCCATTTCTCCCAGTCCAACGCGTAGGCTGCAACTGGTTGatgagttttttcttttctgctgCAGAGTTGCTGCAGGCCTGCAAGAGAAGGTGCTGGCTGACATGTTTCAGGTCAGTGTGTCCACTGTCTCCCGTGTTGTTATAACGTGGGCCAACTACCTTTACCTGCTCCTTGGCTCCCTTCCCATCTGGATGAGTAAACAGCAAGTCAAGAACACCATGCCAAGCAAATTTGTGCAGTACAGTCCAGATGTTCGGGTAATCATCGACTGCACCGAGGTGCGATGCCAGAATCCATCATCCCTCACTCTCCAGTCTGAGGTTTTCTCATCGTACAAAAACACGACAACCTTGAAGGGATTAATTGGGATTGCCCCATGTAGTGCTGTGACTTTTGTGTCAAGTCTCTTCACCGGCTCCATCTCTGACCGAGAGCTGACTGAACAAAGTGGACTGCTGGACTTACTGGAGCCAGGAGATGGCTGCATGGCAGACAAGGGTTTCACCATCGAGAAGCTGCTAGCTGACCGTGGGGCAATGCTGATTATACCACCCTTCAAGATGACAG CGCAGTTCACCAAAGAGGATGCTCTAAAAACACAAGCAATCGCCCGACTTCGAATCCTCGTGGAAAGAGCAATACGCAGAGTCAAGGAATATCGCATCTGggaacacactctccctctaacCTTGTCTGGGACAGTCAACCAGCTGTGGACCGTCTGCTGTGTGATGACCAACTTCCAGGGACCACTTGATTTAAAAGGCTACATCCCTGTTGAATAG